In a genomic window of Roseiflexus castenholzii DSM 13941:
- a CDS encoding pseudouridine synthase, translated as MSAERLQKVLASAGIASRRDCEEYIAAGRVMVNGKVVRIPGTRVDPEHDEILVDGKPIGKIHHRTYVMLHKPAGVVSTTDDPHGRPTVVDLVNLPQRLFPVGRLDYDSEGLLLLTDDGELTQKLTHPSYQVEKEYQVLLNDAPSPNALRAWRTGVELDGVKTAPAWVELIERTPEGAWVRVILHEGRKRQIREVARLLGYEVRRLIRVREGPLALGDLPSGTWRFLTDEEVDMLREHAERNAAVADAERPRRREQDEMKAVGGRRLRRINPSARLLQKGEKVTETTLPELDEAIGSEKGIPSIGEEGRKVRDKEAPHRNASPARDFRRDDRGSGFRSDRRNDRGSGPRDFRRDDRGNGPRDFRRDDRGNGPRDFRRDDRGNGPRDFRRDDRSSGFRSDRRDDRGSGFRSDRRDDRSSGFRSDRRDDRSSGFRSDRRDDRSSGFRSDRRDDRSSGFRSDRRDDRSSGFRSDRRDDRSSGFRSDRRDDRSSGFRSDRRDDRSSGFRSDRRDDRSSGFRSDRRDDRSSGFRSDRRDNRGARGFSRSDRPPPRYSEDDEE; from the coding sequence TTGAGTGCAGAACGATTGCAGAAAGTGCTGGCAAGCGCCGGCATTGCGTCGCGGCGTGACTGTGAAGAGTACATTGCCGCAGGGCGCGTCATGGTCAACGGCAAAGTGGTCCGCATCCCCGGTACGCGCGTGGACCCGGAACACGATGAGATTCTCGTTGATGGAAAGCCGATCGGTAAGATTCACCACCGCACCTATGTCATGCTCCACAAACCGGCAGGTGTGGTCTCGACAACCGATGATCCGCACGGTCGTCCAACAGTGGTGGATTTGGTCAATCTGCCACAGCGGTTGTTTCCGGTCGGACGGCTCGATTACGACTCAGAAGGCTTGCTGCTGTTGACCGACGATGGTGAACTAACTCAGAAGCTGACCCATCCCAGCTATCAGGTCGAGAAAGAGTATCAGGTCCTGTTGAATGACGCGCCATCGCCGAATGCGCTGCGCGCCTGGCGCACCGGTGTGGAACTGGACGGCGTGAAAACAGCGCCTGCCTGGGTCGAACTGATCGAGCGCACACCCGAAGGCGCATGGGTGCGCGTGATTTTACACGAGGGACGCAAGCGCCAGATTCGCGAGGTGGCGCGATTGCTGGGGTACGAGGTGCGGCGGTTGATCCGTGTGCGCGAAGGTCCGCTGGCTCTGGGAGACCTCCCAAGCGGCACGTGGCGCTTTCTTACCGATGAAGAGGTTGACATGCTGCGAGAGCACGCCGAACGAAACGCGGCGGTCGCCGATGCGGAACGGCCGCGTCGGCGTGAACAGGACGAGATGAAAGCAGTTGGCGGTCGACGGTTGCGGCGTATCAATCCGTCGGCGCGATTGCTACAGAAAGGTGAAAAAGTGACAGAGACAACTCTGCCCGAACTCGACGAAGCGATTGGTAGCGAGAAGGGTATTCCGTCGATTGGCGAGGAGGGGCGTAAGGTGCGTGATAAAGAGGCGCCCCATCGCAACGCCTCTCCAGCGCGCGACTTCCGCCGCGATGACCGTGGCAGTGGCTTCCGCAGTGACCGCCGCAACGACCGTGGCAGTGGACCGCGCGACTTCCGCCGCGACGACCGTGGCAATGGACCGCGCGACTTCCGCCGCGACGACCGTGGCAATGGACCGCGCGACTTCCGCCGCGATGACCGTGGCAATGGACCGCGCGACTTCCGCCGCGATGACCGCAGCAGTGGCTTCCGCAGCGACCGCCGCGATGACCGTGGCAGTGGCTTCCGCAGTGACCGCCGCGACGACCGCAGCAGCGGCTTCCGCAGTGACCGCCGCGACGACCGCAGCAGCGGCTTCCGCAGTGACCGCCGCGACGACCGCAGCAGCGGCTTCCGCAGTGACCGCCGCGACGACCGCAGCAGCGGCTTCCGCAGTGACCGCCGCGACGACCGCAGCAGCGGCTTCCGCAGTGACCGCCGCGACGACCGCAGCAGCGGCTTCCGCAGTGACCGCCGCGATGACCGCAGCAGCGGCTTCCGCAGTGACCGCCGCGATGACCGCAGCAGCGGCTTCCGCAGTGACCGCCGCGACGACCGCAGCAGCGGCTTCCGCAGTGACCGCCGCGACGACCGCAGCAGTGGCTTCCGCAGTGACCGCCGCGATAACCGTGGGGCTAGAGGCTTTTCGCGCAGTGATCGCCCTCCACCGCGCTACTCCGAAGATGATGAGGAATAG
- a CDS encoding CAP domain-containing protein, protein MCLPYRIALLILALALSPIPLPLSAQTSATPPAAIGEPASNTEAVSSASSEPASTPAATTRVYLPFVIVPGTTGSSDTSTLSSLAQQVVDLTNQYRAAAGCAPLTVSQQLTAAAAAHSQDMATTNFFSHTGSDGSSPWDRIRRTGYTYSSAAENIAAGYRTAEQVVQAWYNSAGHRQNMLNCNLREIGVAYADGGSYGRYWTQVFATPR, encoded by the coding sequence ATGTGTCTACCATATCGCATTGCACTTCTCATCCTGGCTCTTGCTCTGAGTCCGATACCGCTCCCCCTCTCTGCTCAGACGTCTGCCACTCCCCCTGCTGCTATCGGCGAACCGGCAAGCAATACGGAGGCAGTCAGCTCCGCCTCTTCCGAACCTGCGAGTACACCAGCAGCGACAACGCGGGTGTATCTTCCGTTCGTCATCGTGCCGGGAACCACCGGCAGCAGCGACACGAGTACGCTGTCATCGCTTGCTCAACAGGTTGTTGACCTGACAAATCAGTATCGCGCGGCGGCGGGATGTGCCCCGCTGACGGTGTCGCAGCAGTTGACCGCCGCTGCGGCTGCGCACAGTCAGGACATGGCAACGACCAATTTCTTCAGTCATACCGGATCGGATGGCTCAAGCCCCTGGGATCGCATCCGGCGCACAGGGTATACGTACTCAAGCGCTGCGGAGAACATTGCCGCTGGCTACCGCACCGCCGAGCAGGTCGTGCAGGCATGGTACAACAGTGCGGGGCATCGTCAGAATATGTTGAACTGTAATCTGCGCGAGATCGGTGTTGCCTACGCCGACGGCGGTTCATACGGAAGGTACTGGACACAGGTTTTTGCCACTCCGCGTTGA
- the dprA gene encoding DNA-processing protein DprA, whose translation MENTRYYLGFNRVNGIGPARLDRLIEWCGSIEAAWCASVAELAAAGLEPKLIESLIETRRTLDLDREIERARRAGITLIDRENPAYPAPLRHIPSPPPLLYVRGALSEADSWSVAVVGTRQPTSYGREATRRLTTGLVEAGVTIVSGLALGIDSIAHTAALDAGGRTLAVLPCGADMVYPERHAALARRIAGNGALISEFPLGARPIPQLFPVRNRLISALARGVLVVEAGAKSGALITVDYALEQGRDVFAVPGPIFSPRSEGTNQLIRNGAGLATCAGDILEALDMSVAASQQEVRTALPDDPVEAAVLALVGYEPLHIDDLQRRTSMPVYEVSAALAVLELKGFVRQSAPMCYVLAH comes from the coding sequence ATGGAAAACACTCGTTATTACCTGGGATTCAACCGGGTGAATGGCATTGGTCCGGCTCGCCTTGATCGTCTGATCGAATGGTGCGGCTCGATTGAAGCCGCCTGGTGCGCGTCGGTTGCCGAACTTGCCGCCGCCGGATTAGAACCCAAACTGATCGAATCTCTGATTGAAACGCGACGTACACTCGATCTCGACCGTGAGATAGAACGCGCCCGACGCGCCGGAATCACCCTTATCGACCGTGAGAACCCTGCGTATCCTGCGCCCTTGCGCCATATCCCATCACCGCCTCCGCTGCTCTACGTGCGTGGTGCGCTCTCCGAAGCCGACTCCTGGAGTGTTGCGGTGGTCGGCACACGCCAGCCGACGTCGTATGGACGCGAAGCCACCCGACGTCTGACGACCGGGTTGGTCGAGGCGGGTGTGACGATTGTGAGCGGTCTGGCGCTGGGCATCGACAGCATTGCGCATACCGCCGCACTCGACGCTGGTGGGCGAACCCTGGCGGTTCTGCCATGTGGCGCCGATATGGTCTACCCCGAACGGCATGCTGCTCTGGCGCGGCGTATTGCCGGCAATGGCGCACTGATCTCGGAATTTCCGCTCGGCGCGCGACCTATCCCACAACTCTTTCCGGTGCGCAACCGGTTGATCAGCGCGCTGGCGCGCGGGGTGCTGGTGGTGGAAGCCGGGGCGAAGAGCGGCGCACTGATTACCGTCGATTACGCGCTCGAACAGGGGCGCGACGTCTTTGCCGTGCCGGGACCGATCTTCAGCCCGCGGTCTGAAGGAACCAACCAACTGATTCGCAATGGCGCCGGACTGGCGACATGCGCTGGCGATATTCTGGAAGCGCTCGATATGAGCGTGGCAGCCAGCCAGCAAGAGGTGCGCACTGCCCTGCCCGATGATCCGGTCGAAGCCGCAGTGCTGGCGCTGGTCGGGTATGAGCCGCTCCATATCGACGATCTGCAACGCCGCACATCCATGCCGGTCTACGAAGTGTCTGCGGCGCTGGCAGTCCTGGAACTCAAAGGCTTTGTGCGTCAGAGTGCGCCAATGTGCTATGTATTGGCGCACTGA
- a CDS encoding spermidine synthase, whose protein sequence is MASQGATTHLASYTASLSRRLAWLRTLPDGVIYDRSLPQTRLWVIKDASFISLFFLNPETGALDGPMSRIDIERPLHLLAPYTRALLLTLLWRPAPHRICMLGFGGGRMSLALHAHLPDVNIDNVDVDPAFETIAADYFGVIFDERQRLHIADAQAFLQSTMHRYDIIIMDAFSDARDNLNHLATAEFYALCRERLRPGGVIGVNFLRSDPHLSTKVDAFRAAWHTTLATPLRHSLVAFGVGRMPAPATELTTRACALAQRYGFDADLSNLAATLRPLRAIDLW, encoded by the coding sequence ATGGCGTCACAAGGCGCAACCACTCACCTTGCATCGTACACCGCCTCCCTTTCCCGGCGCCTCGCCTGGCTCCGCACCCTTCCTGACGGCGTCATTTATGATCGATCATTGCCGCAAACGCGCCTCTGGGTTATCAAGGATGCATCGTTTATCAGCCTTTTTTTTCTGAACCCGGAAACCGGCGCACTCGATGGACCAATGTCGCGGATCGATATTGAGCGACCGCTGCATCTCCTGGCGCCCTATACCCGTGCGCTCCTGCTCACGCTTCTCTGGCGTCCGGCGCCACACCGCATCTGCATGCTCGGTTTTGGCGGGGGACGCATGTCGCTGGCGCTGCACGCTCATCTCCCTGATGTGAACATCGACAATGTCGATGTTGATCCGGCATTCGAGACTATCGCCGCCGACTATTTCGGTGTGATATTCGACGAACGGCAGCGCCTCCACATCGCCGATGCGCAGGCGTTTCTCCAATCGACGATGCACCGTTATGACATTATTATTATGGATGCGTTTAGTGATGCTCGTGACAATCTGAATCATCTGGCGACGGCGGAGTTTTATGCGCTCTGTCGGGAACGGTTGCGCCCCGGCGGTGTCATCGGCGTCAACTTCCTGCGCAGCGATCCGCATCTTTCCACGAAAGTGGACGCCTTTCGCGCTGCGTGGCACACCACACTGGCGACGCCGCTGCGCCACTCTCTCGTTGCGTTTGGCGTGGGGCGTATGCCCGCGCCGGCCACCGAACTCACCACCCGCGCATGCGCTCTGGCGCAGCGGTACGGCTTCGACGCCGATCTGAGCAATCTCGCGGCGACGTTGCGCCCATTGCGCGCGATCGACCTCTGGTAA
- a CDS encoding ABC1 kinase family protein, whose translation MQTVTKPTTTGSDPGAILTLPPLPPDLRPFPVPRRRRFLRVSWFFFRVIVHVFIVDILFNRYRLTRWYAQRTGVARYQRMAREFRRLAVRMGGVLIKLGQFLSARADVLPAAITDELAGLQDEVPPAPLPYVLQILIAELGASPERIFARFDPTPVAAASLGQVYYGELRDGRPVAIKIQRPRIDEIVEIDLSAVLWAVRVVKNYPLIRRRADLELLFEEFARVLREELDYVSEAHHALRFRVNFADTPGVYFPKPYPELSTRRVLIMERVDGIKISDYAALDRAGVDRAEVATRLNRAYLKQFFIDGFFHADPHPGNIFVRVEGPPPPQTNGVKPGAPFTLILLDCGMVGHLPPTTMEIMRGGVIGLATNDPERIVEALDRLGMILPGADRRPIIQALQIVLRHTYARSQRELTNIDVEKLFDETEHLVRDLPFQIPQDLIYLGRAISLVSGIVTGLHPDINLFEETQPFAQAMLDRERRNGDWLEEIRREVTALSQVAATLPRQMDAYYKAANRGELQMRVDLSRLERGMKRVERATNRLSGGIIAAALFIGGTLLRINGFADEAFWSWAAAAGVALWTVWPRNDR comes from the coding sequence GTGCAAACGGTCACAAAGCCGACAACGACCGGTTCAGACCCCGGCGCCATACTCACGCTTCCTCCGCTGCCGCCCGATCTTCGTCCGTTTCCGGTACCGAGGCGGCGACGCTTTCTTCGTGTATCCTGGTTCTTTTTCCGGGTTATCGTCCACGTTTTCATTGTCGATATTCTGTTCAACCGCTACCGGTTAACCCGCTGGTATGCACAGCGCACCGGTGTCGCCCGCTATCAGCGCATGGCGCGCGAATTTCGTCGTCTAGCGGTGCGGATGGGTGGGGTGCTGATCAAACTCGGTCAGTTCCTCAGCGCCCGCGCCGATGTGCTTCCGGCTGCGATCACCGATGAACTTGCCGGTTTGCAGGACGAAGTGCCGCCGGCGCCGCTGCCGTATGTGCTGCAAATACTCATCGCCGAATTGGGCGCATCACCCGAACGGATTTTTGCGCGCTTCGACCCGACGCCGGTGGCGGCTGCATCGCTCGGTCAGGTGTACTATGGCGAACTCCGTGACGGGAGACCGGTCGCGATCAAAATTCAGCGCCCGCGCATCGATGAAATCGTCGAAATCGATCTGAGCGCCGTGCTGTGGGCAGTGCGCGTGGTGAAGAACTATCCGCTGATCCGGCGACGCGCCGATCTGGAGCTTCTCTTCGAGGAATTTGCGCGTGTTTTGCGCGAAGAGCTCGACTATGTGAGCGAGGCGCACCATGCGCTGCGGTTTCGCGTCAATTTCGCCGATACGCCGGGGGTGTACTTCCCCAAACCCTACCCCGAACTCTCAACCCGGCGCGTGTTGATTATGGAGCGCGTCGATGGCATCAAAATCAGCGACTATGCCGCACTTGATCGCGCTGGCGTCGATCGTGCCGAAGTCGCCACGCGCCTCAACCGCGCGTACCTGAAGCAGTTTTTCATCGACGGCTTCTTCCACGCCGATCCGCACCCCGGCAATATTTTCGTGCGCGTTGAGGGTCCGCCGCCGCCGCAAACCAATGGCGTCAAACCTGGTGCGCCGTTCACGCTTATTCTCCTTGACTGCGGTATGGTCGGGCATCTGCCGCCGACGACCATGGAGATTATGCGGGGTGGTGTGATCGGGCTTGCGACGAACGACCCGGAGCGTATTGTCGAGGCGCTTGACCGTCTGGGCATGATTCTGCCCGGCGCCGACCGGCGTCCGATTATTCAGGCGCTCCAGATCGTCCTGCGCCATACCTATGCCCGCTCGCAACGCGAGTTGACCAACATCGACGTCGAGAAACTGTTTGATGAAACGGAGCATCTCGTGCGCGATCTTCCTTTTCAGATACCACAAGACCTGATTTATCTGGGACGGGCGATCAGCCTGGTGAGCGGGATCGTGACCGGCTTGCACCCCGATATCAATCTGTTCGAGGAGACGCAACCATTTGCGCAGGCCATGCTCGACCGCGAACGGCGCAATGGCGACTGGCTGGAAGAGATTCGCCGTGAAGTGACGGCGCTCAGTCAGGTGGCGGCGACGCTGCCGCGTCAGATGGATGCCTACTACAAAGCCGCCAACCGGGGCGAATTGCAGATGCGCGTCGATCTCTCACGCCTCGAACGTGGGATGAAGCGCGTCGAACGAGCGACAAACCGACTCTCCGGCGGCATTATCGCGGCTGCGCTGTTCATCGGCGGAACGCTGCTGCGGATCAATGGCTTTGCCGACGAAGCGTTCTGGTCGTGGGCAGCCGCAGCCGGTGTGGCGCTCTGGACCGTCTGGCCCCGCAATGATCGCTGA
- a CDS encoding histidine phosphatase family protein, giving the protein MRTALWLVRHGQTPLNKQRRYQGRTDSPLTSFGVLQAQALARRLRRIPLTVAIISPCKRAHDTAAEIVRGREIPVVEDVRWSETNHGRWEGLTYAEVRARFPEEAAARFADALHGRAQGGESLAEVNARILEAWHSLFPAYPGGRILVVTHATPIQLILCRITGLAPTDHWRWRVDLGSLTAIDVYGGGPIVRTVNEIPWLGMRE; this is encoded by the coding sequence ATGCGCACCGCTCTCTGGCTTGTTCGACATGGGCAAACGCCGCTCAACAAACAACGTCGCTATCAGGGACGAACCGATAGCCCGCTGACCTCGTTCGGCGTCTTGCAAGCGCAGGCATTGGCGCGTCGTCTGCGGCGAATTCCCCTGACCGTTGCGATCATCAGCCCTTGCAAACGAGCGCATGACACTGCGGCTGAAATAGTGCGCGGGCGGGAAATCCCGGTGGTCGAAGATGTGCGCTGGAGTGAAACGAACCATGGGCGCTGGGAAGGATTGACGTATGCAGAGGTGCGCGCGCGCTTTCCTGAAGAAGCTGCCGCGCGCTTCGCCGATGCGTTGCACGGGCGGGCGCAGGGCGGCGAAAGCCTCGCTGAAGTCAATGCGCGCATTCTGGAGGCATGGCACAGCCTGTTCCCTGCATATCCCGGCGGACGCATCCTTGTCGTTACCCACGCCACTCCTATTCAACTGATTCTGTGCCGTATCACCGGTCTGGCGCCGACCGATCACTGGCGCTGGCGTGTCGATCTGGGGAGCCTGACGGCAATCGATGTCTATGGCGGCGGACCAATCGTGCGCACGGTCAACGAAATACCATGGTTGGGAATGAGGGAATGA
- a CDS encoding DMT family transporter, with protein MDPRGMMLLFGAIVCELIGTNALKAADGFTRLMPTLLVIAGYGASFYLMSLSLRTIPLGVAYAIWSGLGTAAIAVIGVLVWREQLNITGVIGIVLIIAGVVLLNMFGGSEQ; from the coding sequence ATGGATCCGCGTGGAATGATGCTTCTGTTTGGCGCTATTGTCTGTGAACTGATCGGAACCAACGCGCTCAAAGCCGCCGACGGCTTTACACGCCTGATGCCAACGCTTCTGGTGATTGCCGGGTATGGCGCCTCATTTTACCTCATGTCCCTTAGCCTGCGCACGATTCCGCTCGGCGTCGCCTACGCCATCTGGTCAGGATTGGGAACAGCCGCCATTGCGGTTATCGGCGTGCTGGTGTGGCGCGAACAGTTGAACATCACAGGTGTCATCGGTATTGTGTTGATCATTGCTGGCGTCGTGTTGCTGAACATGTTCGGCGGAAGCGAACAGTGA
- the cobS gene encoding adenosylcobinamide-GDP ribazoletransferase: MSSEHTTSQHAPRNRWGPLWPIGEALRFLTVIPVPGLPPMTAEAIPRAIPYFPVAGLALGALLVAVGWIAGALWNETVRAIALVVVWGMLTAGLHLDGLSDTFDGVMSWRSRERKLEIMRDSRIGVMGALALAAVLGLKATFLATAGDAWIAAAALAPVLGRWADVYGIVRFPPAREGGLGRAFQSQLRPGDFVIASGTTLILALALGGARGLAALAIVWLVTHLLGRWWTRDLGGLTGDTYGALCEIAEVVVLATLTASIPVHLVGR, encoded by the coding sequence ATGTCCTCTGAGCATACCACGTCGCAGCATGCGCCGCGCAACCGGTGGGGTCCGCTGTGGCCCATCGGCGAGGCGTTGCGCTTTCTGACGGTCATTCCCGTGCCAGGGCTGCCGCCGATGACGGCGGAGGCGATTCCGCGCGCCATTCCGTACTTTCCTGTCGCAGGGCTGGCACTGGGAGCGTTGCTGGTCGCCGTCGGTTGGATAGCGGGGGCGCTCTGGAACGAAACTGTGCGCGCAATTGCGCTGGTAGTCGTCTGGGGTATGCTGACGGCGGGGCTGCACCTCGATGGATTAAGCGATACCTTCGACGGCGTTATGAGCTGGCGATCGCGCGAACGCAAACTGGAAATCATGCGCGACAGCAGAATAGGGGTTATGGGGGCGCTGGCGCTGGCAGCAGTGCTGGGGTTGAAAGCGACGTTCCTGGCGACTGCCGGCGACGCCTGGATCGCGGCTGCGGCGCTTGCGCCGGTGTTGGGACGCTGGGCGGATGTCTATGGCATTGTGCGCTTTCCACCGGCGCGCGAAGGCGGTTTGGGACGCGCGTTCCAATCGCAACTGCGCCCTGGCGATTTCGTGATCGCCAGTGGCACGACGCTGATCCTGGCGCTGGCGCTGGGAGGCGCGCGCGGACTGGCGGCGCTGGCGATCGTCTGGCTGGTTACTCACCTGCTGGGACGCTGGTGGACGCGCGATCTCGGCGGGTTGACGGGCGACACCTATGGCGCGCTCTGTGAGATTGCCGAAGTCGTTGTGCTGGCGACGCTCACTGCGAGTATTCCGGTGCATCTGGTCGGGAGATAA
- a CDS encoding DinB family protein: MDTAELRQQLTNMLIERQAHMIFEDAVAAFPESHINTRLPNCPYTFWHLLEHLRICQRDILEYIQSDHYTWLRFPDDLWPDPAATTDPAGWNRTVEQFLADRQQLVNIINDPDVDLFAPLPNSGEYRHSIVREINIIATHNSYHIGELAIMRAVMGLWTLV; this comes from the coding sequence ATGGATACCGCTGAACTGCGCCAACAGTTGACCAACATGCTGATCGAGCGCCAGGCGCATATGATTTTCGAAGATGCAGTCGCCGCTTTTCCTGAGTCGCATATCAACACGCGCCTGCCAAACTGCCCCTACACCTTCTGGCATCTGTTGGAACATCTGCGCATCTGTCAGCGCGATATTCTGGAATACATCCAGTCCGACCATTATACCTGGCTCCGTTTTCCCGACGATCTCTGGCCCGACCCAGCGGCGACCACCGATCCGGCGGGTTGGAACCGCACTGTCGAGCAGTTCCTTGCTGACCGACAGCAACTGGTGAATATCATCAACGATCCCGATGTCGATCTCTTTGCGCCCTTGCCAAACAGCGGCGAGTATCGGCATTCAATCGTGCGCGAGATCAACATCATTGCCACCCACAATTCATACCACATTGGCGAACTGGCGATCATGCGCGCTGTGATGGGATTATGGACCCTGGTCTGA
- a CDS encoding DUF5995 family protein translates to MIHHELLERMHSRVDAWDATGDRRAIFLACYALMTSNMLEGVEAGRFDDNAWVHTLMHQFAEYYFIALEGYDCGAGWLPEVWRQAHNLTRTPNVPPLVHLLLGINAHINCDLTLVLDDLLRGVWDDLTPLLRESRRNDYLMVNTIIGETIDVVQDTVLERYSPAMNIIDVAFGSLDEWVTARLIRNWRRDVWDRAMVLVQTHDTQMREALRHQADLQALQRMRLVVTGGALGARSFGFSQRWLRRLGLMADTKDD, encoded by the coding sequence ATGATACACCACGAGCTGCTCGAACGCATGCATAGCCGGGTGGACGCCTGGGATGCGACCGGCGACCGCCGCGCGATCTTTCTGGCGTGCTATGCGCTGATGACGAGCAACATGCTCGAAGGAGTCGAAGCGGGACGTTTCGACGACAATGCCTGGGTGCATACGCTGATGCATCAGTTTGCAGAATATTATTTCATCGCCCTGGAAGGGTATGACTGCGGCGCCGGCTGGCTACCCGAAGTCTGGCGGCAGGCGCACAACCTGACGCGCACCCCGAACGTGCCGCCGCTGGTCCATCTCCTCCTCGGCATCAATGCACATATCAACTGTGACCTGACTCTTGTGCTCGATGACCTGCTACGCGGCGTATGGGACGATCTGACGCCATTGTTGCGCGAATCGCGGCGCAATGATTATCTGATGGTGAATACGATCATCGGCGAAACGATCGATGTTGTGCAGGACACCGTGCTGGAACGCTACTCGCCAGCCATGAACATCATCGATGTCGCCTTTGGGTCGCTCGACGAGTGGGTCACTGCGCGCCTGATCCGCAACTGGCGACGCGATGTGTGGGACCGAGCGATGGTGTTGGTGCAGACGCACGACACGCAGATGCGTGAGGCATTGCGCCATCAGGCAGATCTTCAGGCGCTCCAGCGCATGCGCCTGGTTGTGACGGGAGGCGCGTTGGGAGCGCGATCCTTCGGTTTTTCGCAACGCTGGCTGCGGCGCCTGGGGTTGATGGCTGATACCAAGGACGATTGA
- a CDS encoding DUF4395 domain-containing protein, with the protein MSAESMNPSPPVFDRTALRVNQAAIITLLLVAFVVDLPWLVAIVAIVMALGTVSPALALFQRLYRDVLRPAGVLRPDIHQEDAAPHRFAQGMGATVLFLASVALLAGATTVGWALALLVVVLAAINLLFGFCVGCFIFFQLQRLRASH; encoded by the coding sequence ATGTCTGCCGAATCGATGAACCCATCGCCGCCTGTCTTCGACCGCACCGCACTGCGGGTCAATCAGGCGGCGATCATCACCCTGCTGCTGGTTGCGTTTGTGGTCGATCTGCCCTGGCTAGTCGCCATTGTCGCTATTGTTATGGCGCTCGGCACAGTGTCGCCTGCGCTGGCGCTCTTTCAACGCCTCTACCGCGATGTGCTGCGCCCTGCCGGGGTGCTGCGCCCCGACATCCACCAGGAAGATGCCGCGCCTCACCGTTTTGCGCAAGGGATGGGCGCAACGGTGCTGTTCCTGGCGAGTGTCGCGCTTCTCGCGGGTGCAACGACGGTCGGGTGGGCGCTAGCGCTGCTTGTTGTTGTACTGGCGGCAATCAACCTGCTGTTTGGCTTCTGCGTCGGCTGTTTCATCTTCTTCCAGCTTCAGCGCCTGCGCGCATCGCATTGA
- a CDS encoding lysylphosphatidylglycerol synthase transmembrane domain-containing protein — protein sequence MRNWKLWLGIVVSAVCLWIALRGLDFQTFWQVMRQANYWWLVPGVGVYFLAVWARTWRWHYMLRHLAPVPVSRLFPIVVIGYMGNNVYPARAGEVLRSYVLKRKENVPISASLATVVLERLFDGLVMLLFVFVTLPFAPLPPVYSSLVTILSLLFLTALAAFLALAARPTHMSRAYAWIVDRFVPERFRATVHGLFDRFVEGLQSLRSPRDLALIFMSSTLIWLTETGKYWFVMHAFPFETSFLVLMLMTAVVNLFTTLPSTPGYIGTFHVPGIAVLMAFNVDQAVATSYTVVLHVALWLPITTLGAWYMLGEHLGWRDFGRATEAVR from the coding sequence GTGCGCAATTGGAAGTTGTGGCTGGGGATCGTCGTTAGCGCCGTTTGCCTCTGGATTGCGCTTCGTGGACTCGACTTCCAGACCTTCTGGCAGGTCATGCGTCAGGCGAATTACTGGTGGCTCGTCCCCGGGGTCGGCGTCTATTTCCTGGCGGTTTGGGCGCGCACCTGGCGCTGGCATTATATGCTGCGCCACCTCGCACCGGTTCCGGTCTCACGCCTGTTTCCAATCGTGGTCATCGGCTACATGGGGAACAACGTCTACCCCGCGCGCGCGGGCGAAGTCCTCCGCTCGTATGTTCTGAAACGCAAAGAAAATGTCCCGATCAGTGCGTCGCTGGCGACTGTCGTACTCGAACGTCTCTTCGATGGTCTGGTGATGCTCCTGTTCGTCTTTGTGACGCTGCCATTCGCGCCGTTGCCGCCGGTTTACTCATCACTGGTCACTATTCTGAGCCTCCTGTTCCTGACAGCACTCGCAGCGTTTCTGGCGCTTGCCGCTCGTCCGACGCATATGAGCCGCGCGTATGCCTGGATTGTGGATCGGTTCGTTCCTGAACGCTTCCGCGCCACCGTTCATGGGCTGTTCGATCGCTTCGTGGAAGGGTTACAGTCGCTGCGCAGCCCGCGCGACCTGGCGCTGATCTTTATGTCGTCAACGCTCATCTGGTTGACCGAAACCGGCAAGTACTGGTTTGTCATGCACGCTTTCCCGTTCGAGACGTCGTTTCTGGTGTTGATGCTTATGACAGCGGTGGTGAATCTGTTCACCACACTCCCATCGACGCCGGGATACATCGGCACCTTCCACGTGCCGGGCATTGCGGTGCTGATGGCGTTCAACGTCGATCAGGCAGTGGCGACCAGTTATACGGTCGTGCTGCACGTGGCATTGTGGCTGCCGATCACGACGCTTGGCGCCTGGTATATGCTCGGTGAGCATCTGGGGTGGCGCGATTTTGGCAGGGCGACGGAGGCGGTTCGATGA